Proteins co-encoded in one Candidatus Moraniibacteriota bacterium genomic window:
- the rplF gene encoding 50S ribosomal protein L6, with product MSRLAKKPITIPQGVNAEIAGNKITIKGPKGTLDFTHHNEVKVNITPDGIVILKKGNSKKAPAIWGTTARIIEN from the coding sequence ATGAGCAGATTAGCGAAAAAACCAATTACAATTCCCCAAGGAGTGAATGCTGAAATTGCGGGGAACAAAATTACCATAAAGGGTCCCAAGGGTACTCTTGATTTTACACATCACAATGAAGTTAAAGTTAATATTACACCCGATGGAATCGTCATCCTGAAAAAAGGAAATTCGAAAAAAGCTCCGGCTATTTGGGGAACAACCGCCAGAATCATTGAAAAT
- the rpsH gene encoding 30S ribosomal protein S8, producing MLDPISDMLTRIRNAQRAGKEEVLISFSNLKMAIAKILEDKGYVERAVKEMKETKANIRIYLKYLKDSNVKKAPAIRGIRRISKEGKRVYTGNRNIKPTRYGHGITVISTSRGVMTGKEARQQKVGGELICEVW from the coding sequence ATGCTCGATCCAATCAGCGACATGTTAACTCGGATAAGAAATGCCCAAAGAGCAGGCAAGGAAGAAGTGCTTATTTCCTTCTCCAATTTAAAAATGGCAATCGCCAAGATTCTAGAAGACAAAGGTTATGTTGAACGGGCAGTAAAGGAAATGAAAGAAACTAAAGCAAATATTCGCATTTATCTCAAATATCTGAAAGATTCTAATGTCAAGAAAGCCCCGGCTATCAGGGGAATCAGAAGAATAAGCAAGGAAGGGAAAAGGGTGTATACCGGCAACAGGAACATCAAGCCAACCAGGTATGGACATGGAATTACTGTTATTTCCACCTCTCGAGGAGTTATGACAGGAAAAGAAGCCCGCCAGCAGAAGGTGGGAGGAGAATTAATTTGCGAGGTCTGGTAG
- a CDS encoding type Z 30S ribosomal protein S14 yields MSKISTYIRSVKKPKFSTRKVRRCWKCGRKRGYMRKFGLCRICFRELASKGEIPGVKKSSW; encoded by the coding sequence ATGTCGAAAATTTCCACTTACATTAGATCCGTAAAAAAACCGAAATTTTCTACCCGGAAAGTCCGGCGCTGTTGGAAGTGCGGCAGAAAGAGAGGATATATGAGAAAATTTGGTCTGTGCCGTATTTGTTTCCGGGAGCTGGCCAGTAAAGGGGAAATACCAGGAGTAAAAAAAAGCAGCTGGTAA